The following proteins are co-located in the Apium graveolens cultivar Ventura chromosome 5, ASM990537v1, whole genome shotgun sequence genome:
- the LOC141723620 gene encoding microtubule-associated protein RP/EB family member 1A-like isoform X1, with amino-acid sequence MAMNIGMMDSAYFVGRNEILSWINTRLHLNLSRIEEAASGAAQCQMMDMTHPGVVPMHKVNFNAKTEYDMIQNYKVLQDVFNKLKIHKHVEVNRLVKGRPLDNLEFLQWLKHYCDSVTGGMMNENYNPVERRSKLGKEKTLKSFNKNCKSLQANNSHNSDSWDGVDKISGTKHGKVPVPAIGTNFVGEREYLTKEIAELKISVDLLEKERDFYFTKLRDIEILCQTPEEENLPMSVAIKKILYASEIEDSELAEAQEDVRQSTDVEDVERGGDGENIRDN; translated from the exons ATGGCTATGAATATAGGGATGATGGATAGTGCTTACTTTGTTGGAAGGAATGAGATTCTCTCATGGATCAATACTAGGCTTCATCTCAATCTCTCTCGCATTGAGGAG GCTGCCTCTGGTGCTGCTCAATGCCAGATGATGGATATGACCCATCCTGGAGTTGTTCCAATGCACAAG GTGAACTTTAATGCAAAGACAGAATATGACATGATCCAAAACTACAAGGTGCTTCAAGATGTCTTCAATAAACTCAAAATCCACAAG CATGTTGAAGTTAACAGACTGGTCAAAGGCCGACCACTGGATAACTTGGAGTTTCTACAGTGGCTGAAACATTACTGTGACTCTGTAACTGGTGGAATGATGAATGA GAACTATAATCCTGTTGAGCGCAGAAGTAAGTTGGGGAAGGAAAAGACTTTGAAAAGTTTTAACAAGAACTGTAAGTCACTACAAGCAAACAACTCACATAACTCTGACTCGTGGGATGGAGTGGATAAAATTTCTG GAACCAAGCATGGAAAAGTACCTGTGCCAGCAATTGGGACTAATTTCGTGGGGGAGAGAGAGTATTTGACGAAGGAG ATTGCAGAATTGAAGATTTCTGTTGACCTTTTGGAAAAGGAGAGAGATTTCTATTTCACGAAATTACGTGATATTGAAATATTATGTCAGACTCCTGAAGAAGAGAATCTCCCG ATGTCAGTGGCAATCAAGAAGATACTGTATGCCTCTGAGATAGAGGACTCTGAACTTGCAGAAGCTCAAGAAGACGTAAGGCAAAGTACAGATGTTGAAGATGTTGAACGTGGTGGCGATGGAGAAAATATCAGAGACAACTAA
- the LOC141723620 gene encoding microtubule-associated protein RP/EB family member 1A-like isoform X2, giving the protein MMDMTHPGVVPMHKVNFNAKTEYDMIQNYKVLQDVFNKLKIHKHVEVNRLVKGRPLDNLEFLQWLKHYCDSVTGGMMNENYNPVERRSKLGKEKTLKSFNKNCKSLQANNSHNSDSWDGVDKISGTKHGKVPVPAIGTNFVGEREYLTKEIAELKISVDLLEKERDFYFTKLRDIEILCQTPEEENLPMSVAIKKILYASEIEDSELAEAQEDVRQSTDVEDVERGGDGENIRDN; this is encoded by the exons ATGATGGATATGACCCATCCTGGAGTTGTTCCAATGCACAAG GTGAACTTTAATGCAAAGACAGAATATGACATGATCCAAAACTACAAGGTGCTTCAAGATGTCTTCAATAAACTCAAAATCCACAAG CATGTTGAAGTTAACAGACTGGTCAAAGGCCGACCACTGGATAACTTGGAGTTTCTACAGTGGCTGAAACATTACTGTGACTCTGTAACTGGTGGAATGATGAATGA GAACTATAATCCTGTTGAGCGCAGAAGTAAGTTGGGGAAGGAAAAGACTTTGAAAAGTTTTAACAAGAACTGTAAGTCACTACAAGCAAACAACTCACATAACTCTGACTCGTGGGATGGAGTGGATAAAATTTCTG GAACCAAGCATGGAAAAGTACCTGTGCCAGCAATTGGGACTAATTTCGTGGGGGAGAGAGAGTATTTGACGAAGGAG ATTGCAGAATTGAAGATTTCTGTTGACCTTTTGGAAAAGGAGAGAGATTTCTATTTCACGAAATTACGTGATATTGAAATATTATGTCAGACTCCTGAAGAAGAGAATCTCCCG ATGTCAGTGGCAATCAAGAAGATACTGTATGCCTCTGAGATAGAGGACTCTGAACTTGCAGAAGCTCAAGAAGACGTAAGGCAAAGTACAGATGTTGAAGATGTTGAACGTGGTGGCGATGGAGAAAATATCAGAGACAACTAA